In the genome of Microbacterium paraoxydans, the window CCGGAGCCGGCTCCAAGGACGCGACCAACGCCGACCTCATCTCTCAGATCGGGCAACGCGCGACCTCTCCGGATGCGCTGTGGACCGACCAGGTGACCCGCTTCGGCGTGGCCACCGCGGCCGACGTGCAGCGCGCGAAGGTCTCGGATGCGGCGGCGGTCGGCGCCGTCGGCGCGCAGCAGTCCGTCGCGGCCGTGGACGGCGACGAGGAGACGATCAGCCTCCTCACCTACCAGACCGCCTATCAGGCAGCGGCCCGCGTGCTCACCGCCGTCGACGAGGCCCTCGACGTCCTCATCAACCGCACGGGCGTCGTCGGACGCTGATCGGAGAAGCTCCATGATCTCTCGCGTGACCCAGACCACCATGACGCAGACGGCGATGCGTCAGCTGCAGTCCAACCTCTCCGAGCTCGCCCGGCTGCAGGAGCAGGCGACGTCGCAGAAGGCGTTCGCCGCGCCCTCGGACGATCCGGCCGCGGCCGCCGCCGCCCTCGCCCTGCACGCCGAGCAGCGACGCACCGAGCAGTACGCGCGCAACATCGACGACGGCCTGGCGTGGGTGACTGCGGCCGACACGGCGATCACCTCCAGCACCTCCCTGCTCTCGCGGGTGCGGGACCTCACCGCGCAGGGAGCGAACGACGGGGCGCTGGACGCCGCGGCGAAGGAGGCCCTCGCGGTGGAGCTGGAGGGCATCCGCGACGAGCTGCTCTCGCAGGCGAACACCCGGCTGCTCGGGCGGTCCGTGTTCGCCGGTACCTCGGACACGGCGGCCTTCGCCGCCGACTACTCGTACAGCGGTGTCGCCGGCTCCGAGGTCACCCGCCGCGTGTCCGATGCGGCGGCCGTCCGCGTCGACACCGACGGGGCGGCGGTGTTCGGCACGGGCGACGACTCGGTGTTCGCCCTCGTCGACCGCATCGTCGCCGACCTCCGATCCGGCACCAACGTCGGGCCACGGCTCGCGGAGATCGACGACCGCCGCACGGCGATGCTGGGCGTGCAGGGCGCGGTCGGCACCAGACAGGCCCAGATCGAACGCGCCAAGGAGGCGGCAGTGCAGAATTCCGTGTCCCTCGAGTCCCGCCGCGCCGCGGTCGAGGACGTCGACTCGGTCGAGGTGCTCATCCGCCTGCAGGCGCAGGAGCTCGTGTATCGCTCGGCGCTCGCGGTGAACGCGCGCGTGCTGCAGCCGTCGCTGATGGACTTCCTGCGATGACCGCCGCGCTCACCTTCACGGCCCCGCCGCCCGGCCTGGCTCCGCACGTGGACTTCGCCCTCGTGCCCGTCGAGGGCGCGGACGGGCTCTTCGCGATGCGGGCGGTCGAAGACGAGGCCCTGCGGCTCTACCTGGTCGACCCGAACACCGTCCTCACGGAGTACGCGCCGACCCTCACGGACGCGCAGGTCGCCGACCTCGCGCTCTCCTCGGCGGACGACGCCTTCGTGCTCGTGGTCGCCCACCCCGCCGCCGAGGGTGTCAGCGTCAACCTGCTGGCGCCGGTCGTCGTGAACCGGGCGACGGGAGCGGCGACGCAGGTCATCCTCGAAGGCCAGGACTACCCCGTGCGGGCGCCGCTGGGCTGACCCGTGCGGGGCCGGGGCGCCGGCCGTGACGGGCGGGGTGACGACTACCCTGGAGAGGTGATCCTCGCCGTCGACACCTCCCTTGGCACCGCCGTCGCCCTCATCGACCCGGATGGGACGCGTCGTGCCGAGGCCGGTACCGCCGATCCGCTGGGCCACGCCGAGGTGATCGGCGACCTCGTGCGCGACGTGCTCCGCGAGGGCGGGCCCGACGGCATCACGCACGTTGTGGCCGGCATGGGGCCCGGCCCGTTCACCGGCTTGCGCATCGGCATCGCGACTGCGCGGGCGTTCGCCCTCGGCCGCGGCGTCCCCGTCGTGCCGGTCCCGAGCCACACGGCGGCCGCTCTCACGATCCAGGCCACCGTGACCGGACCGTTCGCCGTCGTCACCGACGCCCGCCGCCGCGAGGTCGCCGTCACCGTGTTCGACGGGCAGGACGAGGACGGGATCCCGCGCACGATCGCCGACACCGTGCTCGTGCGGGCCGCCGACGCCGACGAGCACCTCGCGGGCCTCCGCCGGGTGGACGTGACGACGCTGTCCGCGGTCGATCTTGCCCGGGTGGGGGCACGGGCGCTCGCCGCCGGCAGGGTCCTCGCCGGCGAGGAGCCGCTCTACCTGCGGCACCCGGACGTCACCCTGCCCGGTGCCCCGAAGAAGGTGGGCGCATGACCCTCCGGGACGCCAGGTCGGCCGACCTCGACGCGATCATGGCCATCGAGGAGCGCTCGTTCCCGACCGACGCGTGGAGCCGGGAGACCATGGCGAGCGAGCTGGCGAGCCCGCACGGCCGCTACCTCGTCGACGAGCAGGGCGGGGCCATCGTCGGCTACGGCGGGGTCAGGGCCCTGCAGGGCGGCGCGGACGCCGACATCCAGACCATCGCCCTCCTCGCCGAGGTCCGGGGACAGGGACGCGGGCGGGCGCTGCTGCGTGCCCTGCTGCGGACGGCCGCGGCCCGGGGTGCGCACGAGGTGTTCCTCGAGGTGCGCGCCGACAACCCGCCGGCCGAGGGCCTGTACCGCGCGGAGGGCTTCGAGGAGATCGGCAGGCGCCCCCGCTACTATCAGCCGGACGACGTCGACGCGATCGTGATGCGTCTGGACCTGCGCCGCCATCCGGCGCCCGCCGATACGCCGGAGGAGGCGACCGCATGAGTGAGCCCCTGGTGCTCGGCATCGAGACGAGCTGCGACGAGACCGGCATCGGCATCGTGCGGGGCCGCACGCTGCTGTCCAACACGATCGCCTCCAGCATGGACGAGCATGCCCGGTACGGCGGCGTCGTGCCGGAGGTCGCCGCCCGCGCACACCTCGAAGCGCTGCAGCCGGCCATCGACGCCGCCCTCGCCGAGGCCGACGTCCGCCTCGCCGACCTCGATGCGGTGGCGGTGACGAGCGGCCCTGGCCTCGCGGGAGCGCTCATGGTCGGCGTGGGGGCGGCGAAGGGACTCGCGGTCGCCCTGGACAAGCCCCTGTACGCGGTCAACCACCTCGTCGGCCACATCGCCGCCGACATCCTCACCCCGGATGCGGCGCCGCTGGAGTACCCGACGATCGCGCTGCTGGTGTCCGGCGGCCACACCTCCCTGCTCCACGTGCGCGACCTCACGACCGATGTCGAGCTGCTCGGCGAGACCGTGGACGACGCCGCGGGCGAGGCCTTCGACAAGGTCGCCCGGCTGCTGTCCCTGCCGTATCCCGGCGGCCCCGAGATCGACAGGGCCGCCGTCGGCGGAGACCCGGATGCGATCCGCTTCCCGCGCGGGCTCTCCCGTGCCTCCGACCTCGCGAAGCATCGCTACGACTTCTCGTTCTCCGGGCTGAAGACCGCCGTCGCCCGCTGGATCGAGCGCTTCGAGGCCGAGAACGCCGCCGCGGGCACCGACGCGCGCGAGCTGCCGATCGCCGACATCGCCGCGAGCTTCCGGGAGGCCGTCGTCGACGTCCTCGTCACCAAGTCGCTCAACGCGTGCGCCGACCTCGGGGTGCCGCGGCTGCTCCTGGGCGGCGGTGTGATCGCGAACCGTCGGCTCCGCGAGGTGGCGCTGGCCAGGGCCGCCGAGGCCGGGGTCACCGTGCGCATCCCGCCGCTCTCCCTCTGCACGGACAACGGCGCCATGATCGCCGCGCTCGCCGCTGAGCTCATCGCGTCGGGGCGCCCCGCCTCGACGCTCGGCTTCGGCGCCGACTCGACGCTGCCGGTCACCGAGATCCAGGTCGCGGAGGCGGTGGCGGCGTGAGCGGGCTCGCGCGCGGACCGGAGCCGGACGGGGCCACGCCCCGTGCGCGGGTCGAGCGCGCGAGCGGGCAGGTCGAACGTCCGGCGGGGACGGCGCGCCTTCCCGGAGCCCCGCGGGAGGGGTACACGAAGCTCCCCACGGGTCCGGTGGGCATCGAACCGGTGGTCGTCAGCGGACCCGACCTCGACCACGGGGAGGACGAGGGGTGGGAGCCTGCGGTCGAGCCGGCCGTCGTCGACGACACCCGCCTGGCCCCGTGGGCGCTGCTCGCGGCGATCGTCGCTCTCGGCGCATCGTTCTTCGTGGGGTGGGGGATCCCGGTCGCGGTCGTCGCCGTGATCGCCGCGATCATGTCGCTGCGCCGCCCCGTCGAGAACCGCGCGATCGCGCGCTGGGCGCTCGTGCTGGGTCTGTGCGCGACCGTGTACAGCCTGGGATGGCTGGTCTGGGCGGGCATGCAGTTCGAGAGACTCGGCTAGGCGGGGTGGCCATGACGGACGACGACGACGTCGAGGAGCGCAGGGCCCTGCAGCGCAAGGCGTACGGGCCCGGCGGGGAGCTGACCGCCGCGGAGGCCGCCCGGCTGCGCGCGCTCGAGGATTCCCATCGGACACGCTCGGCGGGGCCGCCCGCGTCCGCGTCGATGACCGATCCCGTCCAGGAGACCCGGCCCCCCGGCCCTCCGCCGTCCTCCGGGGCCACGTCCGGTCCGCACGACGACGAACCTCCGGCCCCCGGCGGCGATTCCGCGATGCCGGAGGAGGAATCCGAGGAGGTCGCGACCGCCCGGACCGACTCCCCGACTCTCCGGGCGGGGCAGGGCCGTCTCCTCGGGACGCGCGTGCTCGCCGCGGTGGTGGTGCTGCTGCTCGGTGTCGGCATCGGCTGGTTGGCCTTCGGCCGGACCGGCGGAGCGGCCGTCGCCCTGAGCTCCACGCAGCAGCAGTGGCAGTCCGAGCTCGTCGCGTCCGGACGGTACGACGCCGGCTCGGTGCGTGCGCTCGCCACGGAGGACGACGCTGTCGTCTGGACGGCGACGCAGAACGGCGGCGCGAGCATCTGCCTGGTCCTCCGGTCGGCGGAGAGCACGACGCCGAGCTGCAATCGGCGCGAGACCGTGCAGGAGGAAGGCCTGTGGGGCGAGGTGACGACGCAGCGCGACGACGACTACACGCGCCAGATCATGGCTCAGCTGATCCTCACGCCCGACGGCGAACCGGCGGTGAGCGTCGACGTCTCGGAGTACGGTATCGGCGACGGCGGCGGCATCACCTATGCGAACGAGGCGGAGACCCGCGCAGCCGCGCGTCTGGTCGAGGAAGGGTTCGACCCGAACTCCATCTGGGTCGTCGGGTACGACGACGATGTCCCCATCTGGACGGCCTCCGCGCAGGATTCGGGGCGGCATTGTCTCGTCTACGACGGATCGACGGCCGACGCTCCGATGGCCTGCGAGGAGACCGAGACGCTGGCGGAGCACGACGGGCGGCTGCGGTTGCAGGTGACGGACGCGACGACCGGGCAGGTGACGACGTACGAGCTGCCGACCAGCGCCGGAGTGCCGTCCTTCACGATCATCCGCGAGGGGAGCGACGCCGGTGCGGGCGGAGACTGACGGAGAGGACGCCGCGGCAGCGGAGCGCCGGGCGCTGGAGCGCGCGGCGTACGGCCGCGACGGCGGGCTCGACGCCGCAGCGGCCCGTCGGCTTCAGGAGCTTCAGGAGGAACATCGTCGCTTGACCCCTTTCGCGCAGGACGAGCCGATGGAATCGCCATCCGCGGGCGATGACGCGCCGGAGTCCGTGACCGCTCGCCCGGCGCCGGAGGACGTGCCGGCCGCGGAGGACACCCCTCCGGCCACCCCGGACGACGTCTCCCGGACGGAGGCGTCGGCCGCGAACCGCCGCGGTCTCGTGCCGGTGCTCGTGGCGTCGGCGGCTCTCCTCGCGATCGGCGTGGGGGCCGGGTGGGCGCTGTTCGCCCCGCGGTCGGACGCGTTTCGCCTGACGGAGGCGCAGGAGGACCGGCGGATCGCACTCGCCGGTGAGGGCTACGACCCCGGCTCCGTGCGTCCGGTGGCGGAGGCGGAGGGCGCGCTCGCCTGGTTCGCCACGCAGGACGACGGGGCCAGCCGGTGTCTGATCCTCGACGTCGGCACGGACTCCCAGTCGACCTGTCTGGCGGGGGAGGAGGCGGGACCGGGCCTGTACGCCTCGCTCCCCGTCCCGTCCTCCGCAGCGGACGCCGAGGAGGACTCCTTCTCCTTCGACAGCGTGACGGCGGTCATGCTCTTCTCCACCACGGACGAGCCGATGGTGAGCATCCAGCGCTGGGGAGGCAGCTCCACGCTCGTCGCCCAGTTCGGCGAGGCGGAGCGCGCGAGGGCGGAGGAGCTCGTCGGGGACGGCTACGACCTCAACCTCTCCGTCCTCGGGTCCTTCCGCGAGCAGCCGGTCTGGCTCGGCGACCGCAGCACGGAGAGCGGGCCCTCCCAGCGCTGCCTGATCGTCGACGCGGACGGCTCACGCCAGTGCGCCACGATCGACGAAGCGGTGCAGTCCGGGCTCCGCGTACAGCTGCTCGACGTCGACCAGGAGACCGGGGAGCTGCTGTCGGCATCCGTCATCGAGGTGGACTTCACTCGCTGGCAGACGCCCTACCTCACCGTGACCTCGGGCCCGGCCGTGGTCGACGAAGCGACGGGCGAGTCGTACCTGGTGACCACCGGGCCGCCCGGGGATCCGATCCGCGTCGACATCCCGGGCCGGGAGCCGGAGGACTGACCGTCCTCAGTCCGCGGCGGGCACCCGGTCGGCGAGGATCGCGCGGCGCTGATCGCCGAATCGGGCGAGGATCAGGGTCGCCTCGGCATCGCCGCGGAGGGTCAGCTTGCGCCGGAAGGCCGCGGGATCGACGTCCACCCCGCGCTTCTTGATCTCGATGCGGCCGATGCCGTGGGTCTTCAGGGCGGCGTTGATCGTCTTCGGCGTGATCGGCAGCGTCTCCCGGACGCGGAAGGACTGCACGAACGGGCTCGTCAGGGCCGCATCGGAGGTGAGGTAGGCGATGCGCGCGTCGAGCATCCCTGCGTCCAGGCTGCGGGCGACGTCGCCGATGAGACGCGCCCGGATGACGGCGCCGTCCGGCTCGTGCAGGAAGGCCCCGAGTGCACGGACGGGAGCGTCCTCGGCGTCTGCGGCGCCGGTGAGCTCGTGCGAGCGCTCGCCGCGGATGACGAGTGCGGACCGCCGGACCCCTTCCCTCGCCAGCTCGCGCGACCACACCACGAGCTCGACGACGCTCCCGTCTGCGCTGACCCACTGCGTCTCCGCGTCCGTGGGCAGGGCGTCGCGGTCGTGGGCAGGGCCGAGCTTGATCCCGGTGGGGCGCTGCGCGGCGACCGCGAACGCCCAGTCGAGGGACGGCGAGTAGTCGTCGGCGGAGACGCGCTGGGTCTCGCTGTGCCCGGAGGTGCGGCGGGCGGGGTCCATCCAGATCGCCTGGCCGGGGACCGGTTCTCCGAGCGCGTCCTCCGCCGTGGCGTGCCGGACCGTGGCGTCGTCGCCGAACGGGGCGAGGTTGTAGGCGGCGAGGGCCGCGGTCACCTCGTCGGCGTCCACCGCATGGACCGCCAGTCCCGCGCCGGCGAACGCGAGGGCGTCGCCGCCGATCCCGCAGCCGAGGTCCGCGACGCTCGTGAGGCCGGCTCGGCGGATCCGCTGGGCGTGGCGGGCGGCCACGCCGAGGCGGGTGGCCTGCTCGAGGCCGGCGCGGGTGAAGAGCATGCGGGCGGCGAAGGGGCCGAACTTCGCCGTGGCCCTGGCGCGCAGGTGCGCCTGCCCGACGACGGCGGAGACGAGGTCGGGGGAGTGTCCCGCAGCCCGCAGCCGGGAGACGGCGGCTGCGGCCTCCGCGGTGGAGGTGACCGGCCCGAGCGCATCGAGCAGCTCCAGGCCGGCGGGGGTCAGCAGGGCGCGCAGCTCGGACATCTCCACCCTCCCAGCCTACGGCGCGCTCGCCGCCCCGACCCGGGTTGGCACTCGCATTGCATGAGTGCCAGCCGACCGCCTACACTGGCATTAGCACTCTCGGGTTGAGAGTGCGAACGAGTCTTTCGTGTCAGCGTCAAGAAAGAAGAGGTAGACCGTGTCGGTTTCCATCAAGCCGCTCGAGGACCGCATCGTCATCAAGCAGGTCGAGGCCGAGCAGACCACCGCGAGTGGCCTGGTCATCCCCGACACCGCCAAGGAGAAGCCCCAGGAGGGCGAGGTCGTGGCGGTCGGCCCCGGCCGTATCGACGACAACGGCAACCGCGTTCCGCTCGACGTCGCCGTCGGCGACCGCGTGCTCTACAGCAAGTACGGCGGCACCGAGGTGAAGTTCGGTGCAGACGAGTTCCTCGTCCTGTCGGCTCGCGACGTCCTGGCGGTCGTCGTCCGCTGATCGCACACCCGGTTCCCTCCGCTCGCCGGACGGGAACCCGGTCCGCAGAGGGCCCGGATGCTTCTGCATCCGGGCCCTCTTCTGCGTCCCGAACGGCGCGTCGCCCGGCGGCGCGGGCATAGGGTTGTGCGGTGACCCCCGAGACGAGCCGCGCCACCCGGACGGCGGGCGTCGCGTACGCCGGGAGCGCCTACCTGCTGTGGGGCGTCCTGCCGCTCTACTTCCTCCTGCTGCAGCCCACCGGTCCGTGGGAGGTCGTGGCCTGGCGGGTGCTGCTCTCCTTCGTCTTCTGTCTCCTGCTGCTCACGGTCACCCGAGGATGGGCCGCCTTCCTCGCGATCGTCCGGAGTCCGCGACTGCTGGGGTGGACGGCCCTGGCCGGCCTCCTCATCTACGTCAACTGGCAGGTGTTCGTCCTCGGCACGCTGAGCGGGAAAGTCGTGGAGACGGCGCTCGGCTACTTCATCAACCCGATCACGACCGTGCTGCTCGGCGTCTTCGTGCTCAAGGAGCGCCTCCGACGGCTGCAGTGGGTGGCCGTCGGCATCGCGGCCGCCGCGGTGGTCGTCATCGTCGTGGCGTACGGCGACGTCCCCTGGATCGCCTTGACGCTGACGGCCTCCTTCGGCCTGTACGGGCTCATCAAGAAGAAGATCGGCCCCGCCGTCGACGCGGTCAGCGGGCTGACGCTCGAGTCGTTCTGGCTGATCCCCATCGCGGTGGTGCAGCTCGTGATCGTGGCGACGACGCCCGTCGGACTCACGATGGGGACGGCGGGCTGGTCGCACGCCGTGCTGCTGGCGTTCGCGGGGGTGGCCACAGCCGTCCCCCTGCTGCTGTTCGCGGCCGGGACACGTCGGGTCGACCTCGCCGTGATCGGCATGCTGCAGTTCCTCACCCCGATCCTGCAGTTCGTGATCGGGGTCGCCGTGCTCCAGGAGCCGATGCCACCGGAGCGCTGGATCGGGTTCGTCCTGGTGTGGATCGCGATCGCGGTCTTCGTCGTCGATCTGCTCCTCGCCGCGCGGCGCGGCCGCCGGGACACCCCCGCCGCGGGGTTCTGATCCCGCCCGCTCGCAGGCGGAAACAGCGGTCCTGGATCGTTAACGCACCGAGATACTTGCCCCTCCTGCGCGCGGGGCGCACGCCCTAGTGTTAGAGCACCCGACTGTGGTCACCATCCACGTTCGTTTACGCAAGGGAGCATCATGAACGCACTGAAGGGCTCGCGCAGCGCGAGGATCTTCGCCGGGATCGCGCTGGTCAGCGCTTCCGCCCTCATCATCGCGGGCTGCAGCAGCACGCCGAACGCGGAGCCGTCGGACGGGGGTGGCGACAAGCCGGCCGCCGACCTGACGCTCAAGCTCGGTTCGCTGCTGCCGGCCACCGGCACGCTCGCGTTCCTGGGCGCGCCGATGGAGGCCGGTGTCCAGCTCGCCGTCAACCAGATCAACGAGGCCGACGCCGGCATCACGATCGACGTCAGCACGGCCGACGAGGGCGACCTCGACAACAAGGCCTACGAGACCTCCATCAACAACCTGCGCAACGACGACATCACCGCCATGATCGGCGCGGCGTCCTCCAGCGTCACCAAGCTGATCCTCGACGGCAACGCGGGCGCGGACATCCTCACCGTGTCCCCGTCGAACACCTCGCCGGACTTCACGGGCATCAATCCGCTGTACTTCCGGACCGCGCCGAGCGACAACCTCCAGGGCGAGGTCCTCGGCAACGAGATCGCCGAGGACGGCCACAAGACGCTGGGCATCATCTACCAGAACGACCCGTACGGCACGGGGCTGTTCGAGGCGATCAAGGCCACCTTCGAGAGCACCGGCGGCGAGGTCGTCGCCGACGCGTCGTACAACCAGGGTGACGGTCAGTTCAACGCGCAGGTCTCGGAGATCGCCGCGGCGAACCCGGACGCGGTCGCGGTCGTCTCCTACGACCAGTTCGCCACCATCGCGCCGCTGCTCGGCAACGCCGGGGTCGACACCGGGTCCCTGTACCTCGTCGACGGCAACCTCAAGGACTGGGGCTCGGACGTCTCGGTCAGCCTCGAGGGCTCGAAGGGCACCCGTGCCGGTGCTGAGCTGCCGCAGGACTTCCTCGACCAGCTGAACGAGGTCTGGACGGCCGAGGGCAACGACCCGATCGACGCCGTGACCTACTCGGCCGAGGCGTACGACGCTGTGGTGCTGATCGCCCTGGCGGCGCTGAAGGCCGGCTCGGTCGAGGGCCCGGACATCGCGGCCGAGATGATCACCGTCTCCGGCGGTGACGGCGACGGCGAGAAGTGCGACAACTTCGCCGATTGCGCCGCGATCATCAACGACGGCGGCACGCCGGACTACGACGGTCTCTCCGGCGAGATCACGTTCGACGAGAACAACGACCCGAAGGGTGCCGCGATCGGCGTCTACGAGTTCGACGCCGAGAACGTCACCTCGCGCATCAAGTAACGCAGCGACGACGAAGGCCCCGGATGCTTCGGCATCCGGGGCCTTCGTCGTACCAGGAACCGGCCTCAGGCGGCGTCGGTGCCGAGGGTGCCCAGGTAGAGGCCGATGACCTTCGGGTCGTTCAACAGCTCCCGGCCGGTGCCCTCGTAGGCGTCCTTGCCCTGGTCGAGCACGTATCCGCGGTCGCAGATCTGCAGGCACCGACGGGCGTTCTGCTCGACCATGATCGTCGTGACGCCCGCCTTGTTGATGTCGGAGACGCGGATGAAGGCGTCGTCCTGCCGCACGGGGGAGAGGCCGGCGGACGGCTCGTCGAGCAGCAGCACCGACGGGTCCATCATGAGAGCCCGCGACATGGCGACCATCTGCCGCTCGCCGCCGGAGAGCGAGCCGGCACGCTGCTTCAGACGCTTGCCGATCTCCGCGAAGATGCTGCTGACGAACTCGAGCCGCCCCGCGAAGATCTTCGGGTTCTGGTAGAGACCCATCTCCAGGTTCTCCTGGATGGTGAGCGACGGGAACACGTTGTTCGTCTGCGGCACGAAGGCCACACCGCGGCGCACGAGCTTGTCGGCCTTGAGGCCGACGATGCTCTCGCCTTTGACCGTGATGTCGCCTTCGCGGACGTTGACCATGCCGAAGATCGCCTTGAGGAGCGTCGACTTCCCGGCGCCGTTCGGGCCGATGATGCCGATGAGCTCGCCCTGGCGGGCGACGAGGTTCGCGCCGTTGAGGATGTTCACTCCCGGCAGGTAGCCGGCGTGCACGTCCTTCAGCTCGACGACCACGTCGTCGGCCGGGGCGGCGCTTTCGGCGGGGGTTGCGGTGCTCATGCCTTGTCCTCCTCGGCAGCGTCCTCGGCCTCGACCTCGGCCTCGACCTCGGTCTCGATCTGCTCGCGGATGCGCTCCGCGTCGGCGTCGGAGATCACCGGGAGACGGCCGGTGACGGCGCCCAGGTCCACGTCCTGGTGGGCACCCAGGTAGGCGTCCACCACCGCGGGGTCCTCCATGACGGTCTCCGGCGGCCCCTCGGCCACCACGCGCCCCTCGGCCATCACGACCACCCAGTCGGCGATGTGACGCACCATGTGCATGTCGTGCTCGACGAAGAGCACCGTCATCCCGAGGTCCTTGAGATCGAGGATGTGATCGAGGAGCGACTGGGTGAGGGCGGGGTTCACCCCGGCCATCGGCTCGTCGAGCATCACCAGGCTCGGGTCGCTCATGAGGGCCCTGGCCATCTCCAGCAGCTTGCGCTGCCCGCCGGAGAGCGACGCCGCGAAGTCCTGCTCTTTGGCGTCGAGCTTGAAGCGCACGAGGAGCTCGTGGGCGCGCTGCTCGATCTCCTGCTCCTGCTTGCGCCAGAGGAAGGGGAACAGCCCTGCCCAGAAGCCCTCGCCGCGCTGGTCCTTCGCGCCGAGCTTCATGTTCTCCAGCACGGTCAGCAGCGACAGCGATTTGGTGAGCTGGAAGGTGCGCACCTGTCCCATCCGGGCGACCTTGAACGACGGGATGCCGGACAGGTTCTTGCCGTCGTAGGACCACGTGCCGCTGTTGGGCTTGTCGAAGC includes:
- a CDS encoding ABC transporter ATP-binding protein; the encoded protein is MSSENDAAVTPAKSAPRAKTTGLAAGPAAPGVKKVDPILVVDAVQRRFGGLTAVDVDHLEIPRGAITALIGPNGAGKTTLFNLLCGFDKPNSGTWSYDGKNLSGIPSFKVARMGQVRTFQLTKSLSLLTVLENMKLGAKDQRGEGFWAGLFPFLWRKQEQEIEQRAHELLVRFKLDAKEQDFAASLSGGQRKLLEMARALMSDPSLVMLDEPMAGVNPALTQSLLDHILDLKDLGMTVLFVEHDMHMVRHIADWVVVMAEGRVVAEGPPETVMEDPAVVDAYLGAHQDVDLGAVTGRLPVISDADAERIREQIETEVEAEVEAEDAAEEDKA